The Agelaius phoeniceus isolate bAgePho1 chromosome 2, bAgePho1.hap1, whole genome shotgun sequence region TTCTCAAATGTTGTTTATGACAGGTTGACAGTAAGGGCCTTGTGAAGCAGTCATCTTCCAAACATTGTCTGTCAGTCTTAAACCAACTGAATCAGCAGAGGCTTTCCAATCAGTTCTGTGATGTGACTTTGCTGATTGAAGGAGAGGAGTACAAAGCTCACAAATCTGTCTTGGCAGCCAACAGCGAGTACTTCCGAGAGCTCTTCATTGAAAAGGGAGCTGTCACTAGTCATGAAGCTGTAGTGGATCTGTCAGGTGAATTGCTGTGGGTTTCAAAGCTAGAAATTATAATATCCTAAGTAAGGTGTACAGTATTTAATTCAGTCTTTTTTGAGTGTTGAAGACAACCAAATTGTCTCTGTTTTAATCTAAAAGTTTTTTGTGTGGATCATAATGCAAAAGTGATCACTCTGATTTTTGCCTAATATGATTTTCCATGGACTGTGGTATTTAATCTTAAAGTTTCTGAGAAGCTTTTGATGGATTTTTACCTTGCTTAGGTATGTTTCCTCCTTGTATTAGTCACAAACATTGAAAAGGGAACAAAATCAAATGCTTGAGTACATCAGGCAGGGATGCTGACAAGCTGCTTGGAGAGTTGTTTAGCTTAACAAATGctaaattatttcttatttctgtgAAGCACAATTATGCATGTCTACTTATTTTTCAGACCTGGTACATGCAAGACAAGAGCTAAAATATATGTTCTAAAAATAGCTTTGTAGTGATGAAGAGTAGTGTACAAAACACAAGCCTTCTGCATTGCTTTCTCATTTATTAACTGTCTCTGCATGAATAATAGGCATGCATGGACAATAATTTTCTCATAGGATGGTCCAGAAGGTTCCCCACATTAAATATTTGATTTATTAGTTATGCAACTGTAGACAGTTATACCAAATTCTTATATTTCAGCATTTCTATTTATATAGccatatttttattgttttcaatAGCTACTTCGTTATTTTTCAGCCACATGGCTTGTTACTTAAGACCTGAGTACTTTCTGAATGTAGCAGATTCAGAAAGACTTTGGTTCAATTAATCTCCTCCAAAAGCATTTTGGCTCTCCCAGCATCTTGAAATATTCCTCAAAGAATTTTATTGTGAATATCTTTAAGTACTACTTAGTTATTGGAAAAGTTGTCTGAGCTTACCCCACACATAGAAACTACATGAGGAGGAAGCTGTAGTGTAAATGACAATTAATTGAGTGCCAGTGATGGGCTTGTTATTTCCAAGTGTGTTTTGCTCTAAATTTCAGGCTTAACTGTATCAAAGGTGAACTGTTGTATTCATcatgggatattttggggtaatttcagGTGTCATTATTTGCTCTAATATCTTGTTTTATTCCTGGTAGGTTTCTGCAAGTCCAGTTTCCTGCCTTTATTGGAATTTGCTTATACTTCAGAATTAACATTTGACTTCTGTAGTATGGCAGAAGTGGCCATGCTCGCCCGGCATCTCTTCATGTCAGAGGTCCTTGAAATCTGTGAGAATGTGCACAAACAGATGGAAGAGAAACAAATTACAGTGTACCAAAAGGGAGATATTCAAACAGTAGAGTCAACACAAAATCTAGCAGAGCAGGCTGAAGTGCAGGTGCAGCCCATGGATGGTGTTGAGCAACCTAAACTCACAGCCAGTGAAGTGCCAGTAGCTGTGAATGGAGCTCCTCCCTCTGCTGGGacagaggaggcagcagccccCCAGCCTGACGTCCTGCACCCAGAGCCTCTGGAGGCCACTGCAGGTGATCCTTCCAAGCCTGTGGAACGGTGTGAAACAACTGAAAATTACATCAAGATCCAGCTGGTGGAGGGCATTTCAAACAGCCTCTACAACAGACTCAGCACCGAGCCATCAGCTGTGGAAGCCATGGACACACAGAGCCAAGAGAAAGCTGAGGCAGTTCAAAATCAGAGTGATAAAGCACATGTGGACTCTGCTTCTGAAGACTCCTCAGAGACACTCAGGCAAAAAAGTGacgagcagagcagctccatttCCCAGCCAGAGAGCCTCACTTCCAGCCAGGATGATACTTACAAAAGCAAGCTTCGCCAGCGTTCTGTCACTGAGGGGGGATACATCAGGCTGCATAAAGGAATTGAGAAAAAACTGCAGAATAGAAAGACAAATCCTAAATCTGCAGTGCAGCAGGTATTCTGTCTGTCATTAGACCTTGTAATTACCAGAGTAATTTCTAAGCTGTGAGAGTTGGGCgaacaaaatcccaaaaagcATTGACTTGGCATCAGTATTCCTTCTATATTGAAGGTCCTTAGAATGCTTGGTGGCCACAGTCTAGGTTGAGTATATTCTCACAACTTCTTATGGTTGGACAGAAGTTGTATCAGCTCCCCAAAATCCTTAATAATCTGTGAATTTAATTCTAAGCTAGCTCGTGTATGTCAGTCATAGATACATACACTTATCTATTAGAGAAGTGATTTATCTATTACATTTATTCAGACTTGACAACAGCATTGGGAATGAAAAATTTTACATCCCATGTAGATCTTCAGATGTAGTCATGAGTCACAGTAATGCATTCCTGCTACCTTCTGATTGGGGTCAATGAAGAGAAAGGTTCAAAGAGCACTGCTGTTAAAAACTCTAGCATCTGAACATAGGAAATGTTAAGTGATTGAGCTAGTTCCaattacaatttattttttttaatgaaatggtCTTATTACTCTTTCCCCTTTGAGAGCCTTTCGTCTTTCAGTGCCTTTGGATAGTTGGCAATCATCTCACTGGACATCATGCATTTAGTTTGTGACAGAGTACACTTCACTGCATGTTGGCCAAGTCTTCTGAAGAGCTGTTAATTTCCAAAGGAGTCCTGAGAGTTTTGTGTACCAGAGCCACCAGTCCCACACACAGGACAATAACTTGTTATCATTACAGCAGCCTAGTAGAAACAGTAGAATTAGTTCTTTTTACAGATGGACAGCTTAAAGCCCAGATGCTAAAAGTAGCACAATCAAAATACTTGAGCAACCTATTTATGCTGGTTGGAGAGCACCAcagttttgttctctttttgaAAGGGGAATATTTACTTTTGGGAATAGTTCCTGTTAATGTATTTTGCAGTTTTTGAATCCAGCTCCTTGACAGATGAAGTGCACCTATAGAAAGAGACCTATATAAAAGAAATTAGTTTGGATGAGTGCTCAGGATTGGGCTCAGGAATAGGTTTCTGCTTTCCTAACTTGTTTTGTAGCCTTGTTTTTTGCATCCCTCAGCTCCCCCTACGGCATGGGATGTCATATAAGCTTTGGGAAGGAGACACTCTCCTGAGTTCCCAATTTTGATGCTGGGAGAATAACAGGAAAGAGATTGCAGGAAAAATGCTTCTGGTTTAAATTACAGTACTTGCACCTGGCACGGAGATATAGGGAATGAGGTGTGCTTTGTAGGAATTACTCACATAACTTATTTTATACAGGTTTCATAGACCTCATATTTGACTCCCATTGGTTAGTAGTTTTCTTGCCACCTAATTCATTGGTTAGTAAATAGTATTTTACTTGTCTATCAAATCTCTATTCTTGGATTGTTTACATACTTTTCTGCTGGTTCTCATTGGACAAATCCCTTGTTATTGtaggtgcatttgtttttcacgCTCAGAACAGATTATGTTAACAAATGTCTCATTCTCAAAATGGCTTCATATGGGAACTTGCAAACTGCTTGATAGCTGCACTTAGAAGAAGTAATAGGGCAGCTTTGGCAATTTTGCAAAGTGAGGCCTTGAGTTCATACggcctttcttttataattCTTCTGCCTGTCTACAGCAGTTGGGAGAACAGGATGAAGAAATTGGGATGCCTGTGCTTCCTTCCCTTGCCTTATTCTCAGGGAAACCAAAGGGGACACAGCTGATACAGGACATTTCAACCTGATCACTTAGAATTTGGTTTCTAAAGAATTTGGCAGCAAGTTTCTACAAAGGAAGATGAGATTATCAGCTCCAGGTAGCACTGCCAATATcacataaaaaaacccactagTGCCTTATTCCTAGATAAAAATCTCTAAGAAAGCTGGAATGCTCTCAACTTGATAAAAATCCTGACTGGCAGTACGCTGTGATTTTTCTGTAACTATCCCATAGCTGTCACTTAGGCAGTTACTCAGGGCTGGAGAGTTCATTGTCCCTGAACTGGTAAGTCACTGTGTGGCCATCATCATAGTAAGTTTATGGTTTTTAAAAAGGAATGGTTTTTCACTCACCTTGAGATCTGTAGTTTTATAGTGAGCTGAAACAGGGTAACTTTCAAGCAGCTAAGTCAGCTGAGCAAAATTAAGAGGTattacagaaaaacagaatgTCAACTTTTAGTAGAAACTTTCAGAAGGTATGAAGTACAATGCAGTAAAATTCATTAATAGGTTCTGTTTTTCCAACTTAGGTTGCCATGAAGCTGGtacaaagagggaaaaaaatgaaacagccCAAAAGAGAGACCACGGAAAATAACGAAGTGGAAGCGCAGCACAAATGCACTGACTGTGGAATGGTGTTCCAGCGGCGCTATGCACTTATAATGCACACACTGAAACACGAAAGATCTAAAGAATATAAATGCCCAGTAAGTTGaggggttgggtttgggtttttttttctgtgtaaatcTTTCTCCTTGTGAAAATTAATTCTGTAATTATATTAGTAATTATATTTGTTGCCTTTTTtggtatatatatttattttggttACCAACTTCAGAGTTGGATACAGCATTGATCTAGATGGGGTGAGGTAGAATGGAGTGCAGCCACTTGGCCTGACAGTAGTGTCTGACTTGCTGCTCAAGACTGTGCTAGCATGGGATTTGCTTTTAACCCTACCAGTAAATTTGTATTTAGTCTAGACTGGAAGTTAGTCTCACTGGGAAGTGATCAGTGGTTCTGTCAGTGgccataaaataaaaatttacaaCTATTCATTAACCTCAGGTGTGGGTTATGGATTTAACTCATCATATTACTGtacttaaaacattttaaaaacatgtttgttttttttttactacttcTGAGTGTTACATGCAAAGTGAGGTTGTAATATtttctgtcccagctgtgtaAGAAGGAATTCCAGTACGGTGCCTCGCTGCGGGCGCACCTGGTGCGGCACACGCGGAAGACGGAAGCCAGCGCTGCAGCCGGCGGTGCCGAGGGGACCGGCGTGTCCTCGGTTAAAGGGAGAACCAAACGGGAATTCGTGTGTGACATCTGTGGGAGAACTCTGCCCAAGCTCTATTCCCTCAGAATACATATGCTTAAACATACAGGTGTCAAACCCCATGCGTGCAAGGTAAAGTCCTTTTGCTCTCTAATCAGATTTGTAATATTCTCTGTTACCAATGTTTTGGTATTGATGCTCTGCCCTAAAATTTGTGTTAATCTTGGTCACTTCACAATAGGGAAAACTAGTGTAACATTCATGATGAAATTGCTTGCAGTCCAAGAGTGAGAAAACTAGAATGAATATGAGTAGTGCAAGTTCATATTCTTGTGTCTAGAAGAATGTCTTCCTTCgattattcctttttttaaatagacCAGTTCTATCACTGCTGCAAAATCGCAGCCTTGGCCATCCTAGTTCCCAAGAAATACAGGagattttgttctgtttgaagTTGACCACCTATTACATAATTAGTTTTATTTGTCCTATTCCACCACGTGTGGATTTCTTTAGGTTTGTGGAAAGACCTTTACGTATAAGCATGGATTGAAAATGCACTTAGCTCTCCATGAAGTACAGAAACAGTTCAAGTGTGACTTGTGTGAAAAGTCTTTTGTCACAAAAAGAAGTCTTCAGGAGCACATGAGCATTCATACAGGTAAGTGATGAGAAAGGGAATCCTTTTCCTTTGTTTAGGTATTTTATGCTGCTGAACTTAATGTTGTTCTTCAGTGTCAAAagaaactgtttaaaaaaataaatggtagtttgttctttttcttctagTCAGGCAGCTGAGATAGAGGTAAGAGGTCATTTTTTGGAGCTAAACCATAGTTTAGTGTTATTATGCAGATGTTCTATACAAGAATGGGGAATTGTGGTTGGTCTGTTCCTGTGGTTTTGTGTACGTATTAATGCCTGTGTCATGTCAATTTAACAGGAAATAGGCAACAGGCTGGAATGTTCTAATGCACTTCATCTCCCAGCCTGACCTTTTACAGGAAAACAGGCTAAGTTAAATCTCTCAGAATCCCCATGTATATTTTACAAGATGTTCTGTACTAATACTGACATTTTGTAAAGCCTAGTGTTTTGAAAATCTTAGATGTGAAAGATGGCAATATAATAAGTGGCAATATAAAAAGATGGCAATATAATAACAAgcagagttttaaaattttaatttataaaggTTGTCTGTGTTTCTGGTTTTCGGGGCTGAGCAGAATCAAGAGAGATACTCAGAATAAGTTGTTCCTGAAATTATGGAATTTGTATTAGTAGTCATCACTCCTGTGTTGATGAAATGGAGCAAAAACTTCTTATTTTAAGGTGTTTTTCCACAAATGCAAGATATAAGCAATAGTCCATAAGCAGTGCTGTGTTTCTGAAGAAGTTGCATAATACATAAGCACAGgcagttgtggtttttttcacaCAAGAAGACAGGTTTTTAGACTGCTCACTTTTCCTCACTAAATCATACTTGCAGCAAAGTACCTATGTTTAAAAACATGAAATTAACTAATTTAGCATTGCTACTCCCCCCTTGTGTATTATTACATTAGCACATACAAAATACACTTAAAAATTCCATCAGTGTGTAATTAAATAAACTTCACTTTGTAGTACTGCTCTGATTACTTAAGTTATATATGAATTAAAAACCTGTCTCACAAAGCACTCCAGAGAAATGGAGGCATGGCTTGGTaacatgttttgttttgtttttgctaGGAGAATCCAAATATCTTTGCTCCATCTGCGGAAAATCTTTCCACAGGGCATCAGGACTCAGTAAACACATAAAGAAACATCAGCCAAAGCCTGAAGTTCGTGGATATCAGTGTACTCAGTAAGTCAGGTGATGGGTGGTTTTGGTGGGCTTTTTTCTTAGTATTAATGATCCTAGTCATTTTCAAGATTAAAAGCAGCTCCTTGTTGTAGCATAAAACCACTGGCCTGGGATGAGACTTGGAAAGCATGagaataaaaatgcatttttgtaaATATATATTGGAGAGCAAAGGCTTGGTTTTAAGTTGTTACCTAGCTCTAGTTTCTCGCAGCTCTTCTCTAATGACTTTGCACTGTAATTGGTGCTATAATCAGTAGCTGTGTGGGTATACAGCTTTTTTGTAGGACAGATAAAAGAGTGTAAGGTTGTAAGAGACCAAGGGCCTTCAGCTTGGTTTGCCCTCTTGTAGTGTGATAGTGGATTTCAGTTGGATTTGAAGCTGTAGAGTCTGCAATGTCCTGCACTTGTGTTCAGTGTTTGCTGAAACATGGCTGTGTTTAGGAACATTGCAGACTGAGACTCACTGACAGTTGCAGTTCTCTTCATTATAAAACATAAATGACCAATATTGCAATAAATtacatttgtttttattattaatggCATTTATTACTATTTACATGCCAGCATTGTGGACTTTAGCAAAGCAGAAACTGTAACTGGAAAGTGTGATCTAAGTGCATTAGCAACACATGGATACTTTTTCCATGACCAAGCAGACTATAGGGAACTTTTTAAGTGCCCTGCAGAAGGACAAATAATGTTTAATTTTGGAACTCACAATGATTCCCTGAGAAACTCTGTCAGATATTAAGAGGAATGGTACAATTTATATTATTGCCTGTAGCAACTTAAGGTTTTAAAGAAAGTAATAATCTAAAGAGTTGTTTAAAGTATCTCATTGCTGCTGCATACTagcaaaaattatattttctaaATTATGAAAACTTATTTCAGTTCTGTCAACAATGTTTATATTTAGTGATTTTTAATACTAAAAGCATTAATTCCAAAAATACAAAGAACAGAGCTAATAGGGGGTGCACAGACACTGTTTCATGAAACATACTATGGAAGGGAGTTTTAGTTTTGAGGGTGAAGTatatttataaaacaaaaatttttttactcaAGGCAGTAGGGCCATGGATGCAAGAGGTCACCTTGATAGAGAAGATATTTTGACTCGCCAGCTTCTTCAAAACAGACACAGTCCTTGCTGCTTCTCCAGCAAAGGTCTCTGCTAAGGATATAATTCATGTTGTCACCAGTGGTTTAGACAGCTTCACTAAGCAATAACCAGACTTCAGTTTTTAGTTTGGTGGCTTGGAATGGAAACCTCCCTGTCAGGCTTCAGTCTGAACTTCTGGCCCAGTTGAGCAAAGCTGACCATGAATTATTTTACTAAAACGTTCCTGGAAGTTTTGCAGTGAAGTATGTGTTTGATTTAACTGCAGTAATGCATGACAATGTATGGTGGTTGCTTGAGTTTTTTACTACTCTAATGGCTTTTCCAAATACACAGTCCTTGGGGAGAGAGCAGCAAGTGCCAACCCCATTCAAGGGCCTGAGGGGTCTCTCTGGTACTATTTTATGTGGACGTGCAAACTGAGGATCCCTGAGAGCCCCATTTGAACTGGAGTGGTGAGACTTTCCAGTCTAGTAGGAGGTTGTTTGTGTGGCTCAATGactgttactttttttttttccctccctcaaAAGCAAAgtcaacttttttttctctccagaatGCTCATTATTCAGGCAATGTTATATCAAATGTTCTGTTGCTGTATGGAAgcttttctcattttcagaTTCCCTCATTCCAGTGGTTGATACTGTAGAAGCCACCTTTGCCtgctgacactgctctgcctcTGTCCTTTCTTGAGTCATGCAGCTGTATGTTGTTAcatgaggaagagagagaaagagatgaGCAGCAGAATTTCTTTCAAAGGGAGAAACCATGTTGTTGATTAGATCAGACTCTGTAGTCTTCATACCAAGAGGAGCTGTATAGTCATACTATGGCAAAGTATAAGTGAAGGAAAACCCAAAGTTAGCCTGGGTTCAGATGTGTACAAGCAGCAAGCTAAAGAATAAGTATTGATACTTTCAGATGCTTTCTTGCAGGATTATgaatttggtatttttttattttctaaaaaatccCCTACATTTGAGcattaaaaacaacaaattCTAGTTATCTTTGTGTCAGTCCTCTTTGGTTAAAGAAAGAAGCAGCTGTTACTGTCCTCATACGTTCATATTACCATATAATACAAAATTCTGATGTCTCCCAGTTGGTTTGCCTTTGAATATTCACCATTAAATCTGCAGAAAGAATATAGTTACTCAATAACAGACAAGGGGGTTTCAGAGGTCCTCAAGTTTTATTCCAGGCTTTCAAATAAGATGctgttcttttaaatttttccaaGTTTAGAATGGGATtgtgttttaaataaatactgATGATGCAGTAGGTGTTCTCAGTCTTCAGTTGCTATTAAAGAAGAGGGTCCCAGTGCCTTTCTTGTATGGGATGCTAAAACATTTGCTGTTACAGGTGTGACAAGAGCTTCTATGAAGCTCAGGATCTTCGACAGCATATGAATAAACATTTAGGTGTGAAGCCATTTCAGTGTCAGTTCTGTGGAAAATGTTACAGCTGGAAGAAAGACTGGTATTCTCATGTGAAGTCTCATTCTGTCACAGACCCTTATAGGTAAGAGGAAATTAATTTAACAACTGAAAGGTACTAATCAAAGTGAGGCTATAGAGATCCACAGCCTGTCAACAAGGCACTGCCTAGTCCACTTTTGAGGTACCAATGGATTGATGGTGATTAGGGTCTTGAATATTTGAGGATGCTTTACATTGCATGGGTTGGCTTCTAACTTGGGACACGGTGCTGGAACTAAGACGTGAAGTCGTAAGACAATAAATACAATCAGTGCAGTTAGAAACTTTTGTGATCTCACTTCTCTAGAAGGGTAAGTGGATGCTTTGTGGCTGTGGATAAGAGGAAATGTAGTTCAGTCCAACAATATTA contains the following coding sequences:
- the ZBTB11 gene encoding zinc finger and BTB domain-containing protein 11, which translates into the protein MSSEESYLAILRYLTNEREPYAPGTEGNAKRKIRKAAACYVVRGGTLYYQRRQRDQQRFAELEVVLQAERRARLIRAAHLAPDGAHRTRLQTWQGLSQKYWWRGILKQVKDYIKECSKCQEKLDRSRSLSDPSEMLEELGLDAKSHEDSNETDDELSNTASIPAASPKPLKKKPIAKHELVFVDSKGLVKQSSSKHCLSVLNQLNQQRLSNQFCDVTLLIEGEEYKAHKSVLAANSEYFRELFIEKGAVTSHEAVVDLSGFCKSSFLPLLEFAYTSELTFDFCSMAEVAMLARHLFMSEVLEICENVHKQMEEKQITVYQKGDIQTVESTQNLAEQAEVQVQPMDGVEQPKLTASEVPVAVNGAPPSAGTEEAAAPQPDVLHPEPLEATAGDPSKPVERCETTENYIKIQLVEGISNSLYNRLSTEPSAVEAMDTQSQEKAEAVQNQSDKAHVDSASEDSSETLRQKSDEQSSSISQPESLTSSQDDTYKSKLRQRSVTEGGYIRLHKGIEKKLQNRKTNPKSAVQQVAMKLVQRGKKMKQPKRETTENNEVEAQHKCTDCGMVFQRRYALIMHTLKHERSKEYKCPLCKKEFQYGASLRAHLVRHTRKTEASAAAGGAEGTGVSSVKGRTKREFVCDICGRTLPKLYSLRIHMLKHTGVKPHACKVCGKTFTYKHGLKMHLALHEVQKQFKCDLCEKSFVTKRSLQEHMSIHTGESKYLCSICGKSFHRASGLSKHIKKHQPKPEVRGYQCTQCDKSFYEAQDLRQHMNKHLGVKPFQCQFCGKCYSWKKDWYSHVKSHSVTDPYRCNVCGKEFYEKALYRRHVKKATHGKKGRAKQNLERVCEHCGRKFTQLREYRRHMNNHEGVKPFECLTCGVAWADARSLKRHVRTHTGERPYVCPVCNEAYIDARTLRKHMTKLHRDYIPCKIMLEKDTLQFHNQGTQVEHAISILASDIQEQETEISFGAGEGETVVVTGETLEAIEAVAATEECTSVSTLSDQSIMQVVNYVLAQQQGQKMAEVTQAIETVEVEVAHVTTTESI